In one Thioclava sp. ES.031 genomic region, the following are encoded:
- a CDS encoding LPS-assembly protein LptD codes for MRRQFGALAGRASALALIVALGVAGPQTVRAQDATATASTPIAQDAAIPSSDELATLLADRVSIRNQNELVAEGNVEVFYKSNRLSAKRVVYDQKADKLYLEGPIRLVQPGQSQAVILASQAELSSDLQNGILLSARMVMARELQLAAARIERRDGAITIMDKVVASSCEVCRTNPTPLWEIRASRVVHNATTRQIVFEDAQFRAAGVPIAYLPRLRLPAPGVRRMTGFLAPQFRTTSGLGPGLLVPYFIALGPSRDLTVTPYFATSRTETLNLRYRQAFNWGKMEWSGALSKDDIRSGTRGYLFGDLEAQLPREFRLTAQLRLVSDDSYLLNYGLGDDDRLWSGVTLERVRRDELIWARAGNVHSLRAGESNSTEPMLSGTGEWIRTFRPAVIGGQGSLRFSTLATRRASNSTVDLNGDGRPDGSDMVRGSLTADWRRNWLFGPGMLGSLEAQFAGDIIETNQDPAFSDTILRGQPTVAAEIRWPWVKTSGRAAYVIEPVAQIVWAPDHLADAPNEDSQLPEFDGGNLFSLTRYPGEDARETGLRANVGLGWTRYDSSGWSLGVAAGRVFRQRDLSQFSQGTGLSGTKSDWLLATHLTTANGLTLSNRALFDDNFSVSRDELRLSRVGNDFDVSAGYLWLEKNPAEGRDDNMSELMLDTGWRWGNGWSGTLSTRYDFTAERAARAKLGLRYQTECIAVDLSLSRRFTSSTSVAPETDFGLSVQLVGFGASGGAPARRTCGG; via the coding sequence ATGCGGCGGCAATTCGGCGCCTTGGCAGGACGGGCGAGCGCCTTGGCGCTGATCGTCGCGCTTGGCGTGGCGGGACCGCAGACGGTACGCGCGCAAGACGCCACCGCGACAGCCTCCACCCCCATCGCACAGGATGCCGCGATCCCCTCTTCGGACGAACTGGCGACGCTTCTGGCCGACCGGGTCTCGATCCGCAATCAGAACGAGCTGGTCGCAGAGGGCAATGTCGAGGTCTTCTACAAGTCCAACCGGCTTTCGGCCAAGCGCGTGGTCTATGACCAGAAGGCGGACAAGCTCTACCTCGAAGGTCCGATCCGGCTGGTGCAGCCCGGCCAGTCGCAGGCGGTGATCCTCGCCTCGCAGGCGGAGCTGTCCTCGGATCTGCAAAACGGCATCCTGCTCAGTGCCCGGATGGTGATGGCGCGCGAGTTGCAGCTCGCCGCCGCCCGGATCGAGCGGCGCGACGGCGCGATCACGATCATGGACAAGGTCGTGGCCTCGTCCTGCGAGGTCTGCCGGACCAACCCGACGCCGCTTTGGGAAATCCGCGCGAGCCGCGTCGTGCATAACGCGACCACGCGGCAGATCGTCTTCGAGGATGCGCAGTTCCGCGCGGCGGGCGTGCCGATCGCCTATCTGCCGCGGCTGCGCCTGCCCGCGCCGGGCGTGCGGCGGATGACGGGCTTCCTCGCCCCGCAATTCCGCACCACGAGCGGTCTCGGACCGGGGCTTCTGGTGCCTTATTTCATCGCGCTCGGGCCGAGCCGCGACCTGACGGTGACGCCCTATTTCGCGACCTCGCGCACCGAGACGCTGAACCTGCGCTACCGACAGGCCTTCAACTGGGGCAAGATGGAATGGTCGGGAGCGCTGAGCAAGGACGACATTCGCAGCGGCACGCGCGGCTATCTCTTCGGCGATCTCGAGGCGCAGCTGCCCCGCGAATTCCGTCTGACCGCGCAGCTTCGGCTGGTCAGCGACGACAGCTACCTGCTCAATTACGGGCTCGGCGACGATGACCGTCTGTGGTCGGGCGTCACGCTCGAACGGGTGCGCCGCGACGAGCTGATCTGGGCCCGCGCCGGCAATGTCCACTCGCTGCGGGCGGGCGAGAGCAACTCGACCGAACCGATGCTGAGCGGCACCGGCGAATGGATCCGCACATTCCGTCCCGCCGTGATCGGCGGACAGGGCAGCCTGCGGTTTTCCACCTTGGCGACGCGGCGCGCGTCGAATTCGACGGTCGATCTCAACGGCGACGGACGGCCCGACGGGAGCGACATGGTGCGTGGCTCGCTCACCGCCGATTGGCGGCGCAACTGGCTGTTCGGGCCGGGTATGCTGGGCTCGCTCGAGGCGCAATTCGCGGGCGACATCATCGAGACCAATCAGGACCCCGCCTTCAGCGACACGATCCTGCGCGGCCAACCCACCGTCGCCGCGGAAATCCGCTGGCCCTGGGTGAAGACGAGCGGCCGCGCCGCCTATGTGATCGAGCCGGTGGCGCAGATCGTCTGGGCGCCCGATCATCTGGCGGACGCCCCCAACGAGGACAGCCAGCTGCCCGAATTCGACGGCGGCAACCTGTTCTCGCTGACCCGCTATCCGGGCGAGGATGCGCGCGAGACCGGCCTGCGCGCCAATGTCGGGCTCGGCTGGACGCGCTATGACAGCTCCGGCTGGTCGCTGGGCGTGGCGGCGGGCCGCGTGTTCCGCCAGCGCGATCTGAGCCAGTTCTCGCAGGGCACGGGGCTGTCGGGGACGAAATCCGACTGGCTCCTTGCGACCCATCTGACCACCGCGAACGGGCTGACCCTGTCGAACCGCGCGCTGTTCGACGATAACTTCTCCGTGTCGCGCGACGAGTTGCGGCTGTCGCGGGTCGGCAATGATTTCGACGTCTCGGCAGGCTATCTCTGGCTCGAGAAGAACCCGGCCGAAGGGCGCGACGACAACATGTCGGAACTGATGCTCGACACGGGATGGCGCTGGGGCAACGGTTGGTCGGGCACGCTCAGCACACGTTACGATTTCACCGCCGAGCGCGCCGCACGCGCCAAGCTCGGCCTGCGCTACCAGACCGAATGCATCGCGGTTGATCTTTCCCTCTCGCGCCGCTTCACGTCATCCACTAGTGTAGCCCCGGAGACCGATTTCGGCCTTTCCGTCCAACTCGTCGGCTTCGGCGCGAGTGGCGGTGCGCCCGCGCGGCGAACCTGCGGAGGGTGA
- the lptG gene encoding LPS export ABC transporter permease LptG, which translates to MTLALYLAKRFLRSFLIVAASFWGILFLIDVVEEIRRFSDQGLSLLQLSVLSALNIPETIYTILPLIVMLSAVALFVALARSSELVVIRAAGRSALRMLAAPIAAALVLGVLALLVGNPLVSATSKRYETLVDHYTSGGGSTVSIGREGVWMRQSAGFASDSKSLAQAVIHAERANGDATTLHGVTFLIFDPQRGPVRRIDAKTATLVPGAWQLQDVKDWPLGESTNPERDATTQDSLSLPSDLTVASIRDSFGKPSAVPIWQLPSFIASLEDAGFSARRHIVWFQMELALPVLLVAMVLIAASFTMDHVRFGGIGAKVLLALAAGLGLFFLRNIAQVLGDNGQIPVLLAAWAPPVIGLMLPLARLLHREDG; encoded by the coding sequence GTGACGCTTGCCCTCTATCTTGCGAAACGGTTCCTCCGCAGCTTCCTGATCGTCGCGGCGAGCTTCTGGGGCATCCTGTTCCTGATCGACGTGGTCGAGGAAATTCGCCGCTTCTCCGATCAGGGGCTGAGCCTGCTGCAGCTCTCAGTGCTCTCTGCGCTCAACATTCCCGAGACGATTTACACCATCCTGCCGTTGATCGTGATGCTGTCGGCGGTGGCGCTGTTCGTCGCGCTGGCGCGCAGCTCGGAGCTGGTGGTGATCCGGGCGGCGGGCCGGTCCGCGCTGCGGATGCTGGCCGCGCCGATCGCGGCGGCGCTGGTACTTGGCGTGCTGGCGCTGCTGGTGGGCAACCCGCTCGTCTCGGCCACTTCGAAGCGCTACGAAACGCTCGTCGACCACTACACGTCCGGTGGCGGCTCGACCGTCTCGATCGGGCGCGAAGGCGTGTGGATGCGGCAAAGCGCGGGCTTTGCGTCGGACAGCAAGTCGCTGGCGCAGGCGGTGATCCATGCCGAGCGCGCCAATGGCGATGCCACGACCCTGCATGGCGTGACCTTCCTGATCTTCGACCCTCAACGCGGTCCGGTGCGCCGGATCGATGCGAAGACCGCGACGCTGGTGCCGGGCGCCTGGCAGTTGCAGGACGTGAAGGACTGGCCGCTGGGCGAGTCCACCAACCCCGAGCGCGACGCCACGACCCAGGACAGCCTCTCGCTGCCCTCGGACCTGACGGTCGCCAGCATCCGCGACAGTTTCGGCAAGCCCTCCGCGGTGCCGATCTGGCAATTGCCGAGCTTCATCGCCTCGCTCGAAGATGCGGGCTTCTCGGCGCGCCGCCATATCGTGTGGTTCCAGATGGAGCTAGCGCTGCCGGTTCTGCTGGTCGCGATGGTGCTGATCGCGGCGAGCTTCACGATGGATCATGTGCGCTTCGGAGGCATCGGCGCGAAGGTTCTTTTGGCCTTGGCCGCCGGTCTGGGCTTGTTCTTCCTGCGCAATATCGCGCAAGTTCTGGGCGATAACGGACAGATTCCCGTTCTGCTCGCGGCCTGGGCGCCGCCGGTGATCGGGTTGATGCTGCCGCTGGCGCGGCTACTGCACCGGGAGGATGGGTGA
- the lptF gene encoding LPS export ABC transporter permease LptF, whose amino-acid sequence MTQLDRYVLSKLMALFGFFALVLVSVYWVNRAVIMFDSLISDGQTATVVLEFTALTLPYVIRIVLPVAAFAATIYAFNRLDQDSELVVMRATGTSNWRLARPVLVFGLIASVMMALLVNFLVPAAKARLAERQQEVAQNLTAKFLTEGTFQHPAPGISIYIRRISDLGELQDIFVSDSRSAQTSTIYTADKGVIVKTETGPKLIMFSGMAQTLRKPSDRLSVTRFSNFTYDIGSFLKAGKARAPKIDEMTTPRLAAMMAGTGLDATPGAESAKAARDALRLELARRITQPLLAPIAALIGFSALMMGTFSRFGMWRQMSLAIGGLIVVQVLQNAAETSSGRDPSLWPSLIAPTLGGIVMVLFMLWWSGRPRRIRPKREAAA is encoded by the coding sequence GTGACGCAACTGGACAGATATGTTTTGTCCAAATTGATGGCGCTGTTCGGGTTTTTCGCGCTCGTGCTGGTCTCCGTCTATTGGGTCAACCGGGCTGTGATTATGTTCGACAGCCTGATTTCGGACGGCCAGACCGCAACGGTGGTGCTGGAATTCACCGCGCTGACCTTGCCCTACGTCATCCGCATCGTGCTACCGGTCGCCGCCTTCGCCGCCACGATCTACGCGTTCAACCGGCTCGATCAGGACAGCGAATTGGTGGTGATGCGCGCCACTGGCACCTCGAACTGGCGGCTGGCGCGTCCGGTGCTGGTCTTCGGGCTGATCGCCTCGGTGATGATGGCGCTTCTGGTGAATTTCCTCGTCCCCGCCGCGAAAGCCCGGCTGGCCGAGCGCCAGCAGGAGGTCGCGCAGAACCTGACCGCGAAATTCCTCACCGAAGGCACGTTCCAGCATCCCGCGCCGGGCATCTCGATCTATATCCGGCGCATTTCCGATCTGGGAGAGTTGCAGGATATCTTCGTCTCCGACAGCCGCTCGGCACAGACGAGCACGATCTATACCGCCGACAAGGGCGTGATCGTGAAGACCGAGACGGGGCCGAAACTGATCATGTTCTCGGGCATGGCCCAGACCCTGCGCAAACCTTCGGATCGCCTGTCGGTCACGCGGTTCAGCAATTTCACCTATGATATCGGCTCTTTCCTGAAGGCCGGGAAAGCGCGGGCGCCGAAGATTGACGAGATGACGACGCCGCGCCTCGCCGCGATGATGGCCGGGACCGGTCTGGACGCGACGCCGGGCGCAGAGAGCGCCAAGGCCGCCCGCGACGCGCTGCGGCTGGAGCTTGCCCGGCGGATCACCCAGCCCCTTCTGGCCCCGATCGCGGCGCTGATCGGCTTCTCGGCGCTGATGATGGGCACATTCTCGCGCTTCGGCATGTGGCGGCAGATGTCGCTCGCCATCGGCGGGCTGATCGTGGTGCAGGTGCTGCAAAACGCCGCCGAGACCAGTTCCGGGCGCGACCCCTCGCTCTGGCCGAGCCTGATCGCGCCGACGCTGGGCGGGATCGTGATGGTGCTGTTCATGCTGTGGTGGTCGGGGCGTCCGCGCCGTATCCGGCCCAAGCGGGAGGCTGCCGCGTGA
- a CDS encoding leucyl aminopeptidase: MTQPVAIAFKETDPEVFATQSGRIALVVGGDGKLGQAGRKLDRAMKGAIKRAVDSEAFAGLGAGEAMELSWPAAIAAEAVQLVRLDRKASADEARKAGAAIGAKLGEAGALVVAQNHPRAADLSLGLALRAYRFDYHTGEDKKAYGPVTIMVDKPEEVAAAAAPHAALAEGVFFTRDLVNEPANILTTDDFAARLAAMQELGLDVEILEEEDMKKLGMGALLGVGMGSEMPSKLVVMQWKGGEEGEAPFALVGKGVVFDAGGISLKPGAGMEEMTMDMGGAGVVSGVMRTLALRKAKANVVGLVGLVENMPDGRAQRPGDIVTSMKGDTIEVINTDAEGRLVLADVLWYAQDRFQPKAMVNLATLTGAVIVALGHENAGLFANDDKFVADILKAAKTEGEGAWHMPLQPAYDKALKSRLADMRNVGNRWGGAITAAAFLKRFVKDEVPWCHIDIAGVALPPSETTLAPKGPTGWGVRMLDRLIRDKFEA, encoded by the coding sequence ATGACCCAACCTGTTGCTATCGCCTTCAAGGAAACCGATCCGGAGGTCTTCGCCACCCAAAGCGGGCGGATCGCGCTGGTCGTGGGCGGTGACGGCAAGCTGGGTCAGGCCGGGCGCAAGCTGGATCGGGCGATGAAGGGCGCGATCAAGCGCGCGGTGGACTCGGAAGCTTTCGCGGGCTTGGGCGCGGGCGAGGCGATGGAGCTGAGCTGGCCCGCCGCGATCGCCGCCGAAGCGGTGCAGCTGGTGCGGCTCGACCGCAAGGCCAGCGCCGACGAGGCCCGCAAGGCAGGCGCCGCGATCGGGGCCAAACTGGGGGAGGCGGGCGCGCTCGTGGTGGCGCAAAACCATCCGCGCGCCGCCGATCTGTCGCTGGGCCTCGCGCTGCGCGCCTATCGCTTCGACTATCACACCGGCGAGGACAAGAAGGCTTACGGGCCGGTGACGATCATGGTCGACAAGCCCGAAGAGGTCGCCGCCGCCGCTGCCCCGCATGCAGCACTGGCCGAGGGCGTGTTCTTCACCCGCGATCTGGTCAACGAACCCGCCAACATCCTGACTACAGACGATTTCGCAGCCCGCCTTGCCGCGATGCAGGAGTTGGGCCTCGATGTCGAAATCCTCGAAGAAGAAGACATGAAGAAGCTCGGCATGGGCGCGCTTCTGGGCGTCGGCATGGGCTCGGAGATGCCCTCCAAGCTGGTCGTGATGCAGTGGAAGGGCGGCGAAGAGGGCGAGGCGCCCTTCGCGCTCGTCGGCAAGGGCGTCGTGTTCGACGCGGGCGGCATCTCGCTCAAGCCCGGCGCGGGCATGGAAGAGATGACGATGGATATGGGCGGCGCAGGCGTCGTCTCGGGCGTGATGCGCACGCTGGCGCTGCGCAAAGCCAAGGCGAATGTCGTGGGCCTCGTGGGGTTGGTCGAGAACATGCCCGACGGGCGCGCGCAACGCCCCGGCGATATCGTGACCTCGATGAAGGGCGACACGATCGAGGTCATCAACACCGACGCAGAAGGCCGCCTCGTTCTGGCCGATGTGCTCTGGTATGCGCAGGACCGGTTCCAGCCCAAGGCGATGGTCAATCTCGCCACGCTGACCGGGGCCGTGATCGTCGCGCTGGGTCACGAGAATGCGGGCCTTTTCGCCAATGACGACAAGTTCGTAGCCGACATTCTTAAAGCGGCGAAGACCGAGGGCGAGGGCGCGTGGCACATGCCGCTGCAGCCCGCCTATGACAAGGCGCTGAAATCGCGGCTGGCCGATATGCGCAATGTCGGAAACCGCTGGGGCGGCGCGATCACCGCGGCTGCTTTCCTCAAGCGCTTCGTCAAGGACGAGGTGCCGTGGTGCCATATCGACATCGCGGGCGTGGCCCTGCCGCCCTCGGAGACCACGCTGGCGCCGAAAGGGCCGACCGGCTGGGGCGTGCGCATGCTCGACCGACTGATCCGCGACAAGTTCGAAGCCTGA
- a CDS encoding DNA polymerase III subunit chi produces the protein MGQVNFYHLTRSSLEEVVLNLASRAVEQGWKVELRGADSARLDWLDQRLWLMGNEASFLPHGLAGGPHDALQPILLGTAPAGDGREAMMAVDGAEVQASETDAHKRVWILFDGNDPQAVQHARGQWKTLTGAGAKAIYWSEEGGRWEKKAES, from the coding sequence ATGGGGCAAGTCAATTTCTACCATCTGACCCGCTCCAGCCTCGAGGAGGTGGTGCTGAACCTCGCCTCCCGGGCGGTGGAGCAGGGTTGGAAGGTGGAATTGCGTGGTGCCGATTCCGCGCGCCTCGACTGGCTCGATCAGAGGCTCTGGCTGATGGGCAACGAGGCGAGCTTCCTGCCGCACGGGCTCGCAGGCGGGCCGCATGATGCGCTGCAGCCGATCCTGCTGGGCACCGCGCCCGCAGGCGACGGGCGCGAGGCGATGATGGCCGTGGACGGCGCCGAGGTTCAGGCAAGTGAGACCGACGCCCACAAGCGGGTCTGGATCCTGTTTGACGGCAACGACCCACAGGCGGTGCAACATGCGCGCGGGCAGTGGAAGACCCTGACCGGCGCGGGCGCGAAGGCGATCTACTGGTCGGAAGAGGGCGGTCGCTGGGAGAAGAAGGCGGAGAGTTGA
- a CDS encoding GNAT family N-acetyltransferase: protein MDISAGYAGDADRFADLFAESFAASEGPDEGALIGALVRDILARTDPADLHCFTARDGEVLIGAVCFTRLRYDDDPRRVFLLSPMAVAPAQQRQGVGQKLIRHALAELSAAGVETVLTYGDPAYYGQVGFAPIAEAAIAAPYPLSMPQGWLGQSLTPTPLGAIAGRPHCVAAFQRPEIW from the coding sequence GTGGACATCAGCGCAGGATATGCCGGAGACGCGGATCGCTTCGCCGATCTCTTCGCGGAGAGCTTCGCAGCCTCCGAAGGTCCCGACGAGGGTGCGCTGATCGGGGCGCTGGTGCGCGACATCCTCGCCCGGACCGACCCCGCCGATCTGCACTGTTTCACCGCGCGCGACGGAGAGGTCCTCATCGGCGCGGTCTGCTTCACCCGCCTGCGCTATGACGACGATCCGCGCCGCGTCTTTCTGCTTTCGCCGATGGCGGTTGCCCCGGCGCAGCAACGCCAGGGCGTCGGGCAGAAGCTGATCCGTCATGCCCTTGCGGAGCTGTCAGCGGCGGGCGTCGAGACCGTGCTGACCTATGGCGATCCGGCCTATTACGGACAGGTGGGCTTTGCGCCGATTGCCGAGGCCGCCATTGCCGCGCCCTATCCGCTGTCGATGCCGCAGGGCTGGCTTGGCCAATCCCTGACGCCCACGCCGCTTGGCGCCATCGCGGGGAGGCCGCATTGCGTGGCGGCTTTCCAGAGACCTGAGATCTGGTGA
- a CDS encoding MBL fold metallo-hydrolase — MIRAILLALCAVSAPLAAAAQNQRISHCIAIADAAPGIEYLHKASWSDPVPEQSVRLHYIDHSMVLLQTEGGLSVVTDFNGWTGGARFAPDYVTMNHAHSSHMTDMIPDGTVALKGWSDQFGVAAEHHLDLGEMLIRNVPTDIRSWGGVEENGNSIFVFEVAGLCIGHLGHLHHEPDPAQYAALGRLDVVMAAVDGSYTVDQPTMIRILNRLRSRIVIPVHWFGEPTLQSFLDGMEGVFAVERPGVSELVVSLRTLPREPTVMVLEPDRLR; from the coding sequence ATGATCCGCGCCATTCTTCTCGCCCTCTGTGCCGTGAGCGCGCCACTCGCGGCGGCTGCGCAAAACCAACGTATCAGCCATTGCATCGCGATCGCGGATGCGGCCCCCGGGATCGAGTATCTGCACAAGGCCAGCTGGTCCGATCCGGTGCCGGAGCAATCGGTGCGGTTGCATTACATCGACCATTCGATGGTGCTGTTGCAAACCGAGGGCGGGTTGTCGGTCGTGACCGATTTCAACGGCTGGACCGGCGGGGCGCGCTTCGCCCCCGATTACGTCACGATGAACCATGCCCATTCGAGCCATATGACCGATATGATCCCGGACGGGACGGTGGCGCTGAAGGGCTGGTCGGATCAGTTCGGCGTGGCGGCCGAGCATCATCTGGATCTTGGCGAGATGCTGATCCGCAATGTGCCCACCGACATCCGCAGCTGGGGCGGGGTCGAGGAGAATGGCAACTCGATCTTCGTCTTCGAGGTAGCGGGGCTTTGCATCGGCCATCTGGGCCATCTGCATCACGAGCCCGACCCCGCGCAATACGCGGCGCTGGGGCGGCTTGATGTGGTGATGGCGGCGGTGGACGGGTCCTACACGGTCGATCAGCCGACGATGATCCGCATCCTGAACCGGCTGCGCTCGCGCATCGTGATCCCGGTGCATTGGTTCGGCGAGCCGACCCTGCAGAGCTTTCTCGACGGGATGGAAGGCGTCTTCGCGGTGGAGCGGCCGGGCGTGAGCGAGCTGGTCGTCTCGCTCAGGACTTTGCCGCGCGAGCCGACGGTAATGGTGCTGGAGCCCGACCGGCTGCGGTAG
- the tgt gene encoding tRNA guanosine(34) transglycosylase Tgt: MTKFSFTLKATDGAARTGTISTPRGEIRTPAFMPVGTAATVKAMMPESVAATGADILLGNTYHLMLRPGAERVARLGGLHKFMNWDKPILTDSGGFQVMSLASLRKLTEEGVTFASHVDGSKHMLSPERSMEIQKLLGSDIVMCFDECPALPATEEEVAKSMRLSMRWAQRSRDAFGDRPGHALFGIQQGGVTRELREESAEKLKEIGFEGYAVGGLAVGEGQEAMFGVLDYAPGMLPQDKPRYLMGVGKPDDIVGAVERGIDMMDCVLPSRSGRTGQAWTRRGQVNIKNARHADDPRPLDEACTCPACQNYSRAYLHHVFRSGEMISGMLLTWHNLHYYQELMAGLRAAIDEGALARFVSEFHETRAMGDIEPL, translated from the coding sequence ATGACCAAGTTCAGCTTCACCCTCAAGGCCACCGATGGCGCGGCGCGCACCGGGACGATCTCGACGCCGCGCGGCGAGATCCGCACGCCGGCCTTCATGCCCGTGGGCACAGCCGCCACCGTGAAGGCGATGATGCCGGAATCGGTGGCCGCGACCGGCGCGGATATCCTGCTGGGCAATACCTATCACCTGATGCTGCGCCCCGGTGCGGAGCGGGTGGCGCGTCTGGGTGGGCTCCACAAGTTCATGAACTGGGACAAGCCGATCCTGACCGACTCGGGCGGGTTTCAGGTGATGAGCCTCGCGTCTCTGCGCAAGCTGACCGAGGAAGGCGTGACCTTTGCCTCCCATGTCGACGGCTCGAAACATATGCTCTCGCCCGAACGCTCGATGGAAATCCAGAAGCTGCTCGGTTCGGATATCGTGATGTGCTTCGACGAATGCCCGGCGCTGCCTGCGACCGAAGAGGAAGTGGCGAAGTCGATGCGCCTCTCGATGCGCTGGGCGCAGCGCTCGCGTGACGCCTTCGGCGACCGTCCCGGCCATGCGCTGTTCGGCATCCAGCAGGGCGGCGTGACGCGTGAACTTCGCGAGGAAAGTGCCGAGAAACTCAAGGAAATCGGCTTCGAAGGCTATGCCGTCGGCGGCCTCGCCGTGGGCGAGGGGCAGGAAGCGATGTTCGGCGTGCTCGACTATGCACCGGGCATGCTGCCGCAGGACAAACCGCGCTACCTGATGGGCGTCGGCAAGCCCGACGATATCGTCGGCGCGGTCGAGCGCGGCATCGACATGATGGATTGCGTGCTGCCGTCGCGCTCGGGGCGCACGGGGCAAGCCTGGACCCGCCGCGGTCAGGTGAATATCAAGAACGCTCGCCATGCCGACGATCCGCGCCCGCTGGACGAGGCCTGCACCTGTCCGGCCTGCCAAAACTACTCGCGCGCCTATCTGCACCACGTCTTCCGCTCCGGCGAGATGATCTCGGGGATGCTGCTGACCTGGCACAACCTGCATTACTATCAGGAGCTGATGGCGGGCCTGCGCGCGGCGATCGACGAGGGGGCGCTGGCGCGCTTCGTCTCGGAATTCCACGAGACCCGCGCGATGGGCGATATCGAGCCGCTCTGA
- a CDS encoding hemolysin III family protein has product MTKGITTMTRHQLSHSFREHVADGVVHVLGVVFAVAGVSALIVWASLAAPEGRVWPLVVYSVGLIASFSLSAAYNLTLHAPTRAVLRRFDHAAIYLLIAGTYTPMALIGLGGVAGWALTATVWALATFGIVMKLGFFHRSERTGFWLYLAMGWLGMIAMWPLIVSLPLPALILLVVGGLTYTVGVIFYQTERIPFSRAIWHGHVLAAAATHYAAVIVISH; this is encoded by the coding sequence ATGACCAAGGGGATCACCACGATGACGCGCCACCAATTGAGCCATAGCTTTCGCGAACATGTTGCCGATGGCGTCGTCCATGTGCTGGGCGTCGTTTTCGCCGTGGCAGGCGTCAGCGCGCTGATCGTCTGGGCGTCGCTGGCGGCGCCGGAAGGCCGGGTCTGGCCGCTTGTGGTGTATTCGGTGGGGCTGATCGCCTCTTTCTCTCTCTCGGCCGCCTATAACCTGACCCTGCATGCGCCGACGCGCGCAGTGCTGCGGCGCTTCGATCACGCGGCGATTTATCTTCTGATTGCGGGCACTTACACGCCGATGGCGCTGATCGGCCTTGGCGGCGTCGCAGGTTGGGCGCTGACCGCGACGGTCTGGGCGCTTGCCACCTTCGGCATCGTGATGAAGCTCGGTTTCTTCCACCGCTCGGAGCGCACGGGGTTCTGGCTCTATCTGGCGATGGGCTGGCTCGGGATGATCGCGATGTGGCCGCTGATCGTGTCCCTTCCCCTGCCCGCGCTGATCCTGCTGGTCGTGGGCGGGCTGACCTATACGGTCGGCGTGATCTTCTACCAGACCGAGCGCATCCCCTTCTCGCGCGCGATCTGGCACGGCCATGTGCTGGCCGCGGCCGCGACGCATTACGCCGCGGTGATCGTGATCTCGCACTGA
- a CDS encoding ferredoxin--NADP reductase: MNESAVTEIPKVKTLPDAQTVTEVTHWTDRLFSFRVTRPQSLRFRSGEFVMIGLMGDNGKPLLRAYSIASPNWDEELEFYSIKVPDGPLTSKLQHINVGDQIILRPKPVGTLVHDALLPGKRVWFLATGTGIAPFASLMRDPETYDKFDEVIMMHTCRTVEELEYGRQLVENLINDPLIGEMVDGKLKYYPTTTREEFHHMGRITDNLENGKVFKDLGLEPMNPETDRAMVCGSLAFNKDVMAVLEGFGLREGANSEPREYVVEKAFVGDGI, encoded by the coding sequence ATGAACGAGAGCGCCGTGACCGAGATCCCCAAGGTGAAGACCCTGCCCGACGCGCAGACCGTGACCGAAGTGACCCATTGGACGGACCGGCTGTTTTCCTTCCGCGTGACCCGGCCGCAAAGCTTGCGCTTCCGCTCGGGGGAATTCGTGATGATCGGGCTGATGGGCGACAATGGCAAACCGCTGCTGCGCGCCTATTCCATCGCGTCGCCCAACTGGGACGAGGAGCTGGAATTCTACTCGATCAAGGTGCCCGACGGCCCGCTGACCTCGAAGCTGCAGCATATCAATGTGGGCGACCAGATCATCCTGCGCCCGAAGCCCGTGGGCACGCTGGTCCATGACGCGCTGCTGCCCGGCAAGCGGGTGTGGTTCCTCGCCACCGGCACCGGCATCGCGCCCTTCGCCTCGCTGATGCGCGACCCCGAGACCTACGACAAGTTCGACGAGGTCATCATGATGCATACCTGCCGGACGGTCGAGGAACTGGAATATGGCCGCCAGCTGGTCGAGAACCTGATCAACGATCCGCTGATCGGCGAGATGGTGGACGGCAAGCTGAAATACTACCCGACCACGACCCGTGAGGAATTCCATCACATGGGCCGGATCACCGACAATCTCGAGAACGGCAAGGTGTTCAAGGATCTCGGCCTCGAGCCGATGAACCCCGAGACCGACCGCGCGATGGTCTGCGGCTCGCTCGCCTTCAACAAGGACGTGATGGCGGTGCTCGAAGGCTTCGGACTGCGCGAAGGCGCGAATTCCGAGCCGCGCGAATATGTGGTCGAGAAGGCCTTCGTCGGCGACGGTATCTGA